In one Corallococcus sp. EGB genomic region, the following are encoded:
- a CDS encoding TIGR02266 family protein — MNTKLDGPVEPDPYMNRRADERVAARFEVRFGQAEDAARALRAYSLNLSAGGLCLRTRKSYDVGAQVRLAMVIDGEEFHLTGIVAWVRDEAEAIGVRFTDVSEEDHERLRRVVASFKR; from the coding sequence ATGAATACGAAGTTGGATGGGCCGGTGGAGCCAGACCCGTACATGAACCGTCGCGCCGACGAGCGCGTGGCGGCGCGGTTCGAGGTGCGCTTCGGTCAGGCGGAGGACGCGGCGAGAGCGCTGCGGGCCTACTCGCTGAATCTGTCCGCGGGGGGCCTGTGTCTGCGCACGCGCAAGTCCTACGACGTGGGCGCGCAGGTGCGTCTGGCCATGGTCATCGACGGGGAGGAGTTCCACCTCACGGGCATCGTCGCCTGGGTGCGCGACGAGGCGGAGGCCATCGGCGTGCGCTTCACCGACGTGAGCGAAGAGGACCACGAGCGCCTGCGCCGCGTCGTCGCGAGCTTCAAGCGCTGA
- a CDS encoding CotH kinase family protein — protein MRLRSSTFLLVGLIALVGPACAPEPERRLNEADLPRPSGPHVTIDGHAPDTHRLFGTVATDAGGARVEVYEDGRFLGYADLDSGRWSLPWWPGRRALTVEVVARDRQGAEARARVDFQHLTFDAQPGLYQPETLLALPTAPGLRTYFTQDGSTPTRESPRYSGPIALLPRSVPPVRWSFIPTTAPSAAEGTRWVEPREQPPQAAVIRYRQYAGTEPVGPVRTRTFIIGRAPSTLPVLSLVTDAENFFGPEKGIYVPGLLSEAAPDDWEAANYLQDGKDWERPVHVEWFEASGDRVFDQDAGVRIHGSGSAALPQKSLRLYAKEDYGPKTFAGAVFPGSPVTEFTRLLVRTSGQDQGATKLRDCMLQGLLAETRLAIQACRPTLVFINGEYWGLHEMRERLDEYYLASHYGVDRKKAVILERFGLVSVGETEDAQPYQDLLAYVAAHDLSVPEHYAWVRERMDVEDFIDYQVAQLYLGNADWPDNNVKFWRLRTKKTVQDAPYGQDGRWRWLVYDLDAALSQGPDFDSLGRVLNDPPEVPAWSTQLLRALLQSPEFKARFIERFLWHIEHTFAAERVLPALDAAVEGLEPEMPGQVARWSQPASMEAWRGHLHDFRERLRLRPASMRQLLEKYLGPLSPRDPEEGVLQ, from the coding sequence ATGCGCCTTCGTTCCTCGACCTTCCTCCTCGTTGGTCTCATCGCCCTTGTCGGGCCCGCCTGTGCGCCGGAGCCCGAGCGCCGACTGAACGAGGCCGACCTTCCACGGCCCTCGGGACCGCACGTCACCATCGACGGGCACGCGCCGGACACGCACCGGCTGTTCGGCACGGTGGCGACCGACGCGGGCGGGGCCCGGGTGGAGGTGTACGAGGACGGGCGGTTCCTGGGGTACGCGGACCTGGACAGCGGCCGCTGGAGCCTGCCGTGGTGGCCGGGCCGGCGCGCGCTGACCGTGGAGGTGGTGGCGCGCGACAGGCAGGGCGCCGAGGCGCGGGCCCGCGTCGACTTCCAGCACCTGACGTTCGACGCGCAGCCGGGGCTCTATCAGCCGGAGACGCTGCTCGCGCTGCCCACGGCGCCGGGGCTGCGGACGTACTTCACGCAGGACGGCTCCACGCCCACGCGCGAGTCGCCGCGCTACTCAGGCCCCATCGCGCTGCTGCCGCGCTCCGTGCCGCCGGTGCGGTGGTCCTTCATCCCCACGACGGCGCCCTCCGCGGCGGAGGGCACGCGGTGGGTGGAGCCACGGGAGCAACCGCCGCAGGCCGCGGTGATTCGCTACCGGCAGTACGCGGGCACGGAGCCGGTGGGCCCGGTTCGCACGCGCACGTTCATCATCGGGCGGGCGCCGTCCACGCTGCCGGTGCTGTCGCTCGTCACGGACGCGGAGAACTTCTTCGGCCCGGAGAAGGGCATCTACGTGCCGGGCCTCCTGTCCGAGGCCGCGCCCGACGACTGGGAGGCGGCCAACTACCTGCAGGACGGCAAGGACTGGGAGCGCCCCGTCCACGTGGAGTGGTTCGAGGCCTCCGGCGACCGCGTGTTCGACCAGGACGCGGGCGTGCGCATCCACGGCTCCGGCAGCGCGGCGCTGCCGCAGAAGAGCCTGCGGCTGTACGCGAAGGAGGACTACGGCCCCAAGACGTTCGCGGGGGCGGTGTTCCCCGGCTCCCCGGTGACGGAGTTCACGCGGCTGCTGGTGCGCACGTCCGGGCAGGATCAGGGCGCCACCAAGCTGCGCGACTGCATGCTGCAGGGCCTCCTGGCCGAGACCCGGCTGGCGATCCAGGCCTGCCGCCCCACGCTGGTGTTCATCAACGGCGAGTACTGGGGCCTGCACGAAATGCGTGAGCGCCTGGACGAGTACTACCTGGCCTCCCACTACGGCGTGGACCGCAAGAAGGCCGTCATCCTGGAGCGCTTTGGGCTCGTGAGCGTGGGAGAGACCGAGGACGCGCAGCCCTACCAGGACCTCCTCGCCTACGTGGCGGCGCACGACCTGTCGGTGCCGGAGCACTACGCCTGGGTGCGCGAGCGGATGGACGTGGAGGACTTCATCGACTACCAGGTCGCGCAGCTCTACCTGGGCAACGCGGACTGGCCGGACAACAACGTGAAGTTCTGGCGGCTGCGCACGAAGAAGACCGTGCAGGACGCGCCCTACGGCCAGGACGGCCGTTGGCGCTGGCTCGTGTATGACCTGGACGCCGCCCTGAGCCAGGGCCCGGACTTCGACAGCCTGGGGCGCGTGCTGAACGACCCGCCGGAGGTGCCGGCCTGGTCCACCCAGCTTCTGCGGGCGCTGCTCCAGTCGCCGGAGTTCAAGGCCCGCTTCATCGAGCGCTTCCTCTGGCACATCGAGCACACCTTCGCGGCCGAGCGGGTGCTCCCGGCCCTGGACGCGGCGGTGGAGGGGCTGGAGCCGGAGATGCCCGGCCAGGTCGCCCGCTGGAGCCAGCCGGCCTCGATGGAGGCCTGGCGCGGGCACCTGCATGACTTCCGGGAGAGGCTGCGTCTGCGGCCGGCGTCCATGCGCCAGCTGCTGGAGAAGTACCTGGGGCCGCTGTCTCCGCGCGACCCCGAGGAGGGCGTCCTTCAGTAG
- a CDS encoding tetratricopeptide repeat protein gives MRPFIRSPRRVSTALVLLATLAGPPTALAQFRPPPATEAQRMTEQGEQALVSANAAAAKGDKKEAEEKFKKALNLFEQALTQEPQSVSAAAGLGSAANALQDFQRTAARLQPVFAQNPQDLALAYPLGTAYFKLRRFQEAVPVLEQVAAADQPDHLIVHYYLASYYLYAQDGNRAVTRLQRYLALRPEKLAANDFQIHELLGKAHLLRRDAGAARASFEKAQAGRAESATAQIGLAAVLELEGQVAEARALLERLVTKFPQVAEPKERLARLYLAAGDVPRADIQATALMKLGATPAAHLLLGDVRLAQKQPAQAEAEFRKVLELQPGLLMGQIAVGKALQAQSRHEEAIQFLESAVKSGGGSLELWATLGSVNRRAGRFQRAVEVHRRVVEMAPRQALGWMLLGADHFATGQWDQSIEDYGSALQVEPGHPGAKQWLAQALAHRARERAGTQRLDDAVRDLRRAYDLDRSVPMARRLGAALLDSHQYAEARKVMEGAVTLPGATWREHLLLGYARLGSGDAQAALAAFTQSGEATQEPDQRAEASAGAALAEVELGQVDAAVQRLTDAGPSKTAAKVAEANLPRVLVRRALAKLEVGDAAAANRDLDAVDRLGTGKGSDLAKLATFARALTRAEEGRFAEATAGLKRALTPAPEWAWPNTRTLADAYVLYRQGKVAPARKLLATAQKKPMPGQPKWMGHFTGALLRREAALAYASGNMKASEKALKAALAATPDDAVVQHNLACVDWRQGDTASALATWKRLETSVPIASLNLGIDAQERRHEPAEAVDAWRRYLVSASGARAAQVREWKDRLQGLYGLGDAQGATPATGVAEETP, from the coding sequence ATGCGCCCATTCATCCGTTCCCCGCGCCGCGTCTCCACCGCGCTCGTCCTGCTGGCCACCCTGGCCGGCCCGCCGACGGCGCTCGCCCAGTTCCGCCCGCCGCCCGCCACCGAGGCGCAGCGCATGACGGAGCAGGGTGAACAGGCGCTCGTGTCCGCCAACGCCGCCGCCGCCAAGGGCGACAAGAAGGAGGCGGAGGAGAAGTTCAAGAAGGCGCTCAACCTCTTCGAGCAGGCGCTCACCCAGGAGCCGCAGTCCGTCTCCGCCGCCGCGGGCCTGGGCAGCGCCGCCAACGCGCTCCAGGACTTCCAGCGCACGGCCGCGCGCCTTCAGCCCGTGTTCGCGCAGAACCCGCAGGACCTGGCGCTCGCGTACCCGCTGGGCACCGCGTACTTCAAGCTGCGCCGCTTCCAGGAGGCCGTCCCGGTGCTGGAGCAGGTGGCCGCGGCGGATCAGCCGGACCACCTCATCGTCCACTACTACCTGGCCAGCTACTACCTGTACGCCCAGGACGGGAACCGGGCCGTGACGCGGCTGCAGCGCTACCTGGCGCTGCGCCCGGAGAAGCTCGCGGCCAACGACTTCCAGATCCACGAGCTGCTGGGCAAGGCGCACCTCCTGCGCCGGGATGCTGGCGCCGCGCGCGCCTCGTTCGAGAAGGCGCAGGCCGGCCGGGCGGAGTCCGCGACCGCGCAGATCGGCCTCGCGGCCGTGCTGGAGCTGGAGGGGCAGGTGGCGGAGGCCCGCGCGCTCCTCGAGCGGCTGGTGACGAAGTTCCCGCAGGTGGCGGAGCCGAAGGAGCGCCTCGCGCGCCTGTACCTCGCCGCGGGCGACGTGCCGCGCGCGGACATCCAGGCCACGGCCCTGATGAAGCTGGGCGCCACGCCCGCCGCGCACCTGCTGCTCGGCGACGTGCGGCTCGCGCAGAAGCAGCCCGCGCAGGCGGAGGCCGAGTTCCGCAAGGTGCTGGAGCTGCAGCCGGGCCTGCTGATGGGGCAGATCGCCGTGGGCAAGGCGCTCCAGGCGCAGTCCCGCCACGAGGAGGCCATCCAGTTCCTGGAGTCCGCGGTGAAGTCGGGCGGCGGCAGCCTGGAGCTGTGGGCGACGCTGGGCTCCGTCAACCGCCGCGCCGGCCGCTTCCAGCGCGCGGTGGAGGTGCACCGGCGCGTGGTGGAGATGGCCCCGCGCCAGGCGCTGGGCTGGATGCTGCTGGGCGCGGATCACTTCGCCACCGGCCAGTGGGATCAGTCCATCGAGGACTATGGCAGCGCGCTCCAGGTCGAACCGGGCCACCCCGGCGCGAAGCAGTGGCTGGCGCAGGCGCTGGCCCACCGCGCGAGGGAGCGCGCCGGCACGCAGCGCCTGGATGACGCCGTGCGCGACCTGCGCCGCGCGTATGACCTGGACCGCTCCGTGCCCATGGCCCGGCGGCTGGGCGCGGCGCTGCTGGACAGCCACCAGTACGCGGAGGCCCGCAAGGTGATGGAGGGCGCGGTGACGCTGCCGGGCGCGACCTGGCGCGAGCACCTGCTCCTGGGCTACGCGCGGCTGGGCAGCGGCGACGCGCAGGCCGCGCTCGCCGCCTTCACCCAGTCCGGTGAGGCCACGCAGGAGCCGGATCAGCGCGCGGAGGCGTCCGCGGGCGCCGCGCTCGCGGAGGTGGAGCTGGGCCAGGTGGACGCCGCCGTGCAGCGGCTGACGGACGCGGGCCCCTCCAAGACGGCCGCGAAGGTGGCGGAGGCGAACCTGCCCCGCGTGCTCGTGCGCCGCGCCCTGGCGAAGCTGGAGGTGGGCGACGCCGCCGCGGCGAACCGGGACCTGGACGCCGTGGACCGCCTGGGCACCGGCAAGGGCTCGGACCTGGCGAAGCTGGCCACCTTCGCGCGGGCGCTCACGCGCGCGGAGGAGGGGCGGTTCGCGGAGGCCACCGCGGGGCTCAAGCGCGCCCTCACCCCGGCGCCGGAGTGGGCGTGGCCCAACACGCGCACGCTCGCGGACGCGTATGTCCTCTACCGCCAGGGCAAGGTGGCGCCCGCGCGCAAGCTGCTCGCCACCGCCCAGAAGAAGCCCATGCCCGGACAGCCGAAGTGGATGGGTCACTTCACCGGCGCGCTGCTGCGGCGCGAGGCCGCCCTCGCCTACGCCTCCGGCAACATGAAGGCGTCGGAGAAGGCGCTGAAGGCCGCGCTCGCCGCGACGCCCGACGACGCGGTGGTGCAGCACAACCTGGCGTGCGTGGACTGGCGCCAGGGTGACACCGCGTCGGCGCTGGCCACGTGGAAGCGCCTGGAGACGTCCGTGCCCATCGCCTCGCTCAACCTGGGCATCGACGCGCAGGAGCGCCGGCACGAGCCCGCCGAGGCCGTGGACGCATGGCGGCGCTACCTGGTGTCCGCCTCGGGAGCCCGCGCCGCCCAGGTGCGTGAATGGAAGGACCGCCTGCAGGGCCTCTATGGACTGGGTGACGCGCAGGGCGCCACGCCGGCCACCGGGGTCGCGGAGGAGACGCCGTGA
- a CDS encoding DUF2845 domain-containing protein produces the protein MRALPAALVVACLALPTLAHASALRCDNKLVSEGASQADALAKCGEPVTRQSKTEYVTNKSKVSTGRGHSEREEASTEVTTSTTVEEWTYNFGPHRLMQVAIFRDGRLVDVRSGSYGY, from the coding sequence ATGCGCGCCCTTCCCGCCGCCCTCGTCGTCGCGTGCCTCGCCCTGCCCACGCTCGCCCACGCGTCTGCGCTGCGCTGTGACAACAAGCTGGTGTCCGAGGGCGCCTCGCAGGCGGACGCGCTGGCCAAGTGCGGCGAGCCCGTGACGAGGCAGAGCAAGACCGAGTACGTGACCAACAAGAGCAAGGTGAGCACGGGCCGCGGCCACTCGGAGCGCGAGGAGGCCTCCACGGAGGTCACGACGTCCACGACGGTGGAGGAGTGGACCTACAACTTCGGTCCCCACCGGCTGATGCAGGTGGCCATCTTCCGCGACGGCCGCCTCGTGGACGTGCGCAGCGGCAGCTACGGCTACTGA
- a CDS encoding alpha-ketoacid dehydrogenase subunit beta: MANMAQAIRMALHYAEEHLGVTDIFGEDVGAPLGGVFTCTQGLKTAWNSPLDERGIIGAAMGLAMAGNRPVAEIQFCDYIYNTIDLLKLAGNTHWSTNGDWALPMVVRTPVGSGIRGSLYHSHSFDATMTHIPGWKVVMPSTPLDAYGLLISACQDPNPVMFLEPKALLRVKGDERIPGEPEDDRALSKMIDAPLGDRSQWKPQWPALEAFAIPIGKGKLVREGTQATVVSYGRTMPLCIKAASQLAEEGLSVEVIDMRSLWPYDWEMIKASVQKTGRVLFVNEDTEVTNFGEHLVRRTVEELFYSLLAPPRLVAGKFVPGIGLADALEMASVPQQNDITTALRTLCREQP; the protein is encoded by the coding sequence ATGGCGAACATGGCACAGGCCATCCGCATGGCCCTGCACTACGCGGAAGAGCATCTGGGCGTCACCGACATCTTCGGCGAGGACGTGGGCGCCCCCCTGGGCGGCGTCTTCACCTGCACCCAGGGCCTGAAGACGGCGTGGAACAGCCCCCTGGACGAGCGCGGCATCATCGGCGCGGCCATGGGCCTGGCGATGGCGGGCAACCGCCCCGTCGCGGAGATCCAGTTCTGCGACTACATCTACAACACCATCGACCTGCTCAAGCTGGCGGGCAACACGCACTGGTCCACCAACGGTGACTGGGCGCTGCCCATGGTGGTGCGCACGCCCGTGGGCAGCGGCATCCGCGGGTCGCTGTACCACTCGCATTCCTTCGACGCGACGATGACGCACATCCCCGGCTGGAAGGTGGTGATGCCCTCCACGCCGCTGGACGCGTACGGCCTGCTCATCTCCGCGTGCCAGGACCCCAACCCGGTCATGTTCCTGGAGCCCAAGGCGCTGCTGCGCGTGAAGGGCGACGAGCGCATCCCGGGCGAGCCCGAGGACGACCGCGCGCTGTCGAAGATGATCGACGCGCCCCTGGGGGACCGCTCACAGTGGAAGCCCCAGTGGCCCGCGCTGGAGGCGTTCGCCATCCCCATTGGCAAGGGCAAGCTCGTGCGCGAGGGCACCCAGGCCACGGTGGTGAGCTACGGCCGCACCATGCCCCTGTGCATCAAGGCCGCCTCGCAGCTGGCGGAAGAAGGCCTGAGCGTGGAGGTCATCGACATGCGCTCGCTCTGGCCGTACGACTGGGAGATGATCAAGGCCTCCGTCCAGAAGACGGGCCGCGTGCTCTTCGTCAACGAGGACACCGAGGTGACGAACTTCGGCGAGCACCTGGTCCGGCGCACCGTGGAGGAGCTGTTCTACTCGCTGCTCGCGCCGCCGCGGCTGGTGGCCGGCAAGTTCGTCCCGGGCATCGGCCTGGCGGACGCGCTGGAGATGGCGTCCGTGCCGCAGCAGAACGACATCACCACCGCCCTGCGCACGCTGTGCCGCGAGCAGCCGTAA
- a CDS encoding thiamine pyrophosphate-dependent dehydrogenase E1 component subunit alpha, protein MSRPRLIKENSAPLSLPREQLIRIHDLMVKARVLEERLIQMYKQGHGYFWIGGPGEEAFNVPLGLLMKVGEGPAYDYLHAHYRQSATLLAMGEEPIGALRQMKNTATDPYSGGRNFAGHFSRRSKNIAPITSPIEVQYAIAPGSAMAQKRHGGDGITIVTGGDAGTAEGDFASCLVWSSRPANPLPILIIVTNNKWGISTTADGQHGETNISDRARAFNIPAKTINGNDPVESYQELQAAMDYVRKERKPFFIEARVSRLYGHSSASGANFVNEEQDCLRLFEARLEQEGILDRKQMDEARNRYTEELAAAARTVRDEPQPSGDSIWDHIYAEKK, encoded by the coding sequence GTGTCACGGCCCCGGTTGATCAAAGAGAACTCCGCGCCGCTCTCCCTGCCCCGAGAGCAGCTCATCCGCATCCATGACCTGATGGTGAAGGCGCGCGTCCTGGAGGAGCGCCTGATCCAGATGTACAAACAGGGTCACGGCTACTTCTGGATCGGCGGTCCCGGTGAGGAGGCGTTCAACGTCCCTCTCGGCCTGCTGATGAAGGTCGGCGAGGGCCCGGCCTACGACTACCTGCACGCGCACTACCGCCAGTCCGCCACGCTGCTGGCCATGGGCGAGGAGCCCATCGGGGCGCTGCGGCAGATGAAGAACACGGCGACGGACCCCTACTCCGGCGGCCGCAACTTCGCGGGCCACTTCAGCCGGCGCTCGAAGAACATCGCGCCCATCACCTCCCCCATCGAGGTGCAGTACGCCATCGCGCCGGGCTCGGCCATGGCCCAGAAGCGCCACGGCGGCGACGGCATCACCATCGTCACCGGCGGCGACGCGGGCACGGCCGAGGGCGATTTCGCCAGCTGCCTCGTCTGGAGCAGCCGCCCCGCCAACCCGCTGCCCATCCTGATCATCGTCACCAACAACAAGTGGGGCATCAGCACCACGGCGGACGGCCAGCACGGCGAGACGAACATCAGCGACCGCGCGCGCGCCTTCAACATCCCGGCGAAGACCATCAACGGCAATGATCCGGTGGAGTCCTACCAGGAGCTCCAGGCCGCGATGGACTACGTGCGCAAGGAGCGCAAGCCGTTCTTCATCGAGGCTCGGGTGTCGCGCCTGTACGGGCACTCGTCCGCGTCCGGCGCCAACTTCGTGAACGAGGAGCAGGACTGCCTGCGCCTGTTCGAGGCGCGGCTGGAGCAGGAAGGCATCCTCGACCGCAAGCAGATGGACGAGGCGCGCAACCGCTACACGGAGGAGCTGGCCGCCGCGGCGCGCACCGTGCGCGACGAGCCGCAGCCCTCCGGCGACTCCATCTGGGACCACATCTACGCGGAGAAGAAATAA
- a CDS encoding PP2C family protein-serine/threonine phosphatase gives MSRTNPRLDPVPESPDAPDAAPGTPPPPPEYTGTHSRELTALRGESTATRLTGALGLPPTEPTSTVIAPMEAGELPNVAAIRGMRLDQLLLLTTGALVIIIVGLLAALSAKTTEAQLTATSDRFTQRLQSQARELGQTVSHTLALTSATSLRDNNYAFLTEVARSIIADNRNILRVQMYDADGQLVADSDPNARLGESSGGRTAERRWASAFFQGQPVFEFQEPLDYGSQGGKGVVVISYSLEDLQKQLHELEETNRAAVRANTLRIVGLGVGFVVLAGVLAAFQSRRITKPLGVLTHRVMQLAAGDLGARAGTAPGAGREVTTLGVVFNHMAERIKVLLEDVRAKAQLEREVSLARTVQETLLPGREAVTVGPLRLAGLVVPADACGGDWWFRAALDDRRVVIGIGDVTGHGLSTSLVATSATSGFASAMTLREPSQVHAQMLITALNVTLANVGRGEHQMSSALAVIDVYSGQIDYAAGAHPAAAVYNRNTRQMASLPARGPLLGANVASQFTSRQTQLSPGDIIVWYTDGLTEARDGANRLYGTQRLAAAIQAHAHLPADALRDALLADVRAYSAGQPQRDDITVIVAEFSSAPTP, from the coding sequence TTGTCCCGTACGAATCCGCGCCTCGACCCCGTACCCGAATCTCCTGATGCGCCCGACGCGGCGCCCGGCACCCCGCCTCCTCCACCGGAGTACACCGGGACGCATTCGCGGGAGCTCACCGCGCTGCGTGGGGAGAGCACGGCGACCCGGCTGACCGGAGCGCTGGGGCTGCCGCCCACGGAGCCCACGAGCACGGTCATCGCGCCCATGGAGGCGGGAGAGCTGCCCAACGTGGCGGCCATCCGCGGGATGCGGTTGGATCAGCTGCTGCTGCTCACCACGGGCGCGCTGGTCATCATCATCGTGGGCCTGCTGGCCGCGCTGTCCGCGAAGACGACGGAGGCGCAGCTCACCGCGACGTCGGACCGCTTCACCCAGCGGCTCCAGTCCCAGGCGCGCGAACTGGGCCAGACGGTGAGCCACACGCTGGCGCTCACCTCCGCCACCAGCCTTCGCGACAACAACTACGCGTTCCTCACGGAAGTGGCGCGCTCCATCATCGCGGACAACCGCAACATCCTGCGCGTGCAGATGTACGACGCGGACGGGCAGCTGGTGGCGGACAGCGACCCCAACGCCAGGCTGGGCGAGTCCTCCGGAGGCCGCACCGCGGAGCGCCGCTGGGCCAGCGCCTTCTTCCAGGGCCAGCCGGTCTTCGAGTTCCAGGAGCCGCTCGACTACGGCTCGCAGGGCGGCAAGGGCGTGGTCGTGATCAGCTACTCGCTGGAGGACCTGCAGAAGCAGCTGCACGAACTGGAGGAGACCAACCGCGCCGCCGTGCGCGCCAACACGCTGCGCATCGTCGGATTGGGCGTGGGCTTCGTGGTGCTGGCCGGCGTGCTGGCCGCCTTCCAGAGCCGCCGCATCACCAAGCCGCTGGGCGTGCTCACCCACCGCGTGATGCAGCTGGCCGCCGGTGACCTGGGCGCTCGCGCGGGCACCGCTCCGGGCGCGGGCCGCGAGGTGACGACGCTGGGCGTGGTGTTCAACCACATGGCCGAGCGCATCAAGGTCCTGCTGGAGGACGTGCGCGCCAAGGCGCAGCTGGAGCGCGAGGTGTCGCTCGCGCGCACGGTGCAGGAGACGCTCTTGCCGGGCCGCGAGGCCGTGACGGTGGGGCCGCTGCGGCTGGCCGGGCTCGTGGTGCCCGCGGACGCGTGCGGCGGTGACTGGTGGTTCCGCGCCGCGCTGGACGACCGGCGGGTGGTCATCGGCATCGGGGACGTGACGGGCCACGGTCTGTCCACGTCGCTGGTCGCCACCAGCGCCACCAGCGGCTTCGCCTCCGCCATGACGCTGCGCGAGCCGTCGCAGGTGCACGCGCAGATGCTGATCACCGCGCTCAACGTGACGCTGGCCAACGTGGGCCGCGGCGAGCACCAGATGTCCAGCGCGCTCGCGGTCATCGACGTGTACAGCGGCCAGATTGACTACGCGGCGGGCGCGCACCCGGCGGCGGCCGTCTACAACCGGAACACGCGGCAGATGGCGTCGCTGCCCGCGCGCGGTCCGCTGCTGGGCGCGAACGTGGCCTCGCAGTTCACGTCGCGCCAGACGCAGCTGAGCCCCGGCGACATCATCGTCTGGTACACGGACGGCCTCACCGAGGCGCGCGACGGCGCCAACCGCCTCTACGGCACGCAGCGGCTGGCCGCCGCCATCCAGGCCCACGCCCACCTCCCCGCCGACGCCTTGCGCGACGCACTCCTCGCGGACGTGCGCGCGTACAGCGCCGGCCAGCCCCAGCGCGACGACATCACCGTCATCGTCGCCGAATTCAGCTCCGCCCCCACGCCGTGA
- a CDS encoding SGNH/GDSL hydrolase family protein, protein MGLRKALRWGCFGALGLLAGCGSMDDGATDEPARPGHTDAEVTAPAPTDSVEAAPTLTLHDGHQVQATPPATPPPARFQPGFHQALRLSNNVGTVTTYRLKVPVGRAGGRVRVTFRSGDGTLTLQKATVAKAGANGALASAPVTLTFNGQAGFTANARTLVTSDPVAFPVAFRDELALTFEVKGAVAQSMIDAFPDSWMKAGSYATTQGALGGTSWQKSLGVATVDVEGPPGRAFVAIGDSITEGYMDTFNDTRNAWPALVEKQLGVPVVNSGVSGQGFWDANIQLPQEVLALQGVTDCIVLLGTNDLGASDMTVERLEQRMTQILDQLQPRCRLWVSTLLPKEKTNEGSYDLVKSQRRAFNEWVRGLTRADVIDLEAVMRQPGNADLFKDGLEVDGIHPSAEGHRVMANEVVRVLKEKGGL, encoded by the coding sequence ATGGGGCTGAGGAAGGCGCTGCGCTGGGGCTGCTTTGGAGCCCTGGGCCTGCTGGCGGGCTGTGGGAGCATGGACGACGGCGCGACGGACGAGCCGGCGCGGCCTGGCCACACGGACGCGGAAGTGACGGCGCCGGCCCCCACGGACTCCGTGGAGGCCGCTCCCACGCTGACGCTGCATGACGGGCATCAGGTCCAGGCCACGCCGCCCGCGACACCTCCCCCTGCCCGCTTCCAGCCCGGCTTCCACCAGGCGCTGCGGCTCTCCAACAACGTGGGGACCGTCACCACCTACCGGCTGAAGGTGCCGGTGGGACGCGCGGGCGGCCGCGTGCGCGTCACCTTCCGTTCGGGGGACGGCACGCTGACGCTGCAGAAGGCCACCGTGGCCAAGGCCGGCGCCAACGGCGCGCTGGCGTCCGCGCCGGTGACGCTCACGTTCAACGGCCAGGCCGGCTTCACCGCGAACGCGCGCACCCTGGTGACGTCGGATCCGGTCGCGTTCCCGGTGGCGTTCCGCGACGAGCTGGCCCTCACCTTCGAGGTGAAGGGCGCCGTGGCCCAGAGCATGATCGACGCGTTCCCGGACAGCTGGATGAAGGCCGGCTCCTACGCGACCACGCAGGGCGCGCTGGGCGGCACGTCGTGGCAGAAGTCCCTGGGCGTGGCCACGGTGGACGTGGAGGGCCCGCCGGGGCGGGCGTTCGTGGCCATCGGCGACAGCATCACCGAGGGCTACATGGACACCTTCAACGACACGCGCAACGCGTGGCCGGCCCTGGTGGAGAAGCAGCTGGGCGTGCCGGTGGTGAACTCGGGCGTGTCCGGGCAGGGCTTCTGGGACGCGAACATCCAACTGCCGCAGGAGGTGCTGGCGCTCCAGGGCGTGACGGACTGCATCGTGCTCCTGGGCACCAATGACCTGGGCGCCTCCGACATGACGGTGGAGAGGCTGGAGCAGCGGATGACCCAGATCCTGGATCAGCTCCAGCCCAGGTGCCGGCTGTGGGTGAGCACGCTGCTGCCCAAGGAGAAGACGAACGAAGGCAGCTACGACCTGGTGAAGTCCCAGCGCCGCGCGTTCAACGAATGGGTCCGCGGCCTGACGCGCGCGGATGTCATCGACCTGGAGGCGGTGATGCGCCAGCCGGGCAACGCGGACCTCTTCAAGGACGGCCTGGAGGTGGACGGCATCCACCCTTCCGCGGAGGGACACCGCGTCATGGCGAACGAGGTGGTCCGGGTCCTCAAGGAGAAGGGGGGCCTGTAG
- a CDS encoding GNAT family N-acetyltransferase — MTPAPDANAFRIRRARRGDAEVMAQLLRELGYPQGTDQQTVHWVISHPEIEIFVAGDPQDRAVGMVSFSHRPQLRLRGRVATVDELVVSEGWRRRGVGRALLAQVAQRGKVLSVKQLQLIAPINVTEETRAFYRACGYVEGDSGVFRHAEYEPQR, encoded by the coding sequence ATGACCCCCGCCCCAGACGCCAACGCCTTCCGGATCCGCCGCGCGCGTCGCGGCGACGCCGAGGTCATGGCCCAGCTGCTGCGAGAGCTGGGCTACCCCCAGGGCACCGATCAGCAGACGGTGCACTGGGTCATCAGCCATCCAGAGATTGAAATCTTCGTCGCGGGAGATCCGCAGGACCGCGCGGTGGGGATGGTGTCCTTCTCCCACCGGCCGCAGCTGCGGCTGCGCGGGCGCGTGGCCACGGTGGACGAGCTCGTCGTGTCCGAGGGCTGGCGCCGCCGGGGCGTGGGCCGCGCGCTGCTCGCGCAGGTGGCGCAGCGGGGCAAGGTGCTGAGCGTGAAGCAGCTGCAGCTCATCGCCCCCATCAACGTCACCGAGGAGACGCGCGCCTTCTACCGGGCGTGCGGCTACGTGGAAGGTGACTCCGGGGTGTTCCGCCACGCGGAGTACGAGCCCCAGCGGTAG